A single genomic interval of Flavobacterium sp. N2820 harbors:
- the rnc gene encoding ribonuclease III → MRRLFKKITKNSRSPEDGIFFEKITKILGFEPKELKYYQKAFTHRSTNKIDDKGNPFNYERLEFLGDAMLGSVIAAHLYNEVPSGDEGYLTKMRSKIVSREHLNELGRDFNLVSFVESKVNSSQFGENIHGNLFEAFIGAIYLDRGFEYCEKFIRTKIIKQYVDIAKLEGKVISYKSLIIEWCQKEKISFAFDFVEDNGIEGQKYFGVKLIIDQKIIARARATSKKKAEEKASQRAYFALQEKISQK, encoded by the coding sequence ATGCGTCGTTTATTCAAAAAAATAACAAAAAATTCCCGTTCTCCAGAAGACGGGATTTTTTTTGAAAAAATCACCAAAATTCTTGGTTTCGAACCTAAAGAATTGAAATATTACCAAAAAGCCTTTACACATCGTTCTACAAATAAAATTGACGATAAAGGAAACCCGTTTAACTATGAACGATTAGAATTTCTTGGCGACGCCATGTTAGGAAGCGTGATTGCCGCTCATTTATACAATGAAGTACCTTCGGGAGATGAAGGTTATTTGACAAAAATGCGTTCTAAAATTGTGAGTAGAGAACACTTAAACGAATTAGGTCGCGATTTTAATTTGGTCAGTTTTGTAGAAAGTAAAGTCAATTCGAGTCAGTTTGGCGAAAATATTCATGGAAATTTATTTGAAGCATTCATAGGAGCCATTTATTTGGATAGAGGATTTGAATATTGCGAGAAATTTATTCGTACAAAAATCATCAAACAATATGTTGATATTGCCAAATTAGAAGGAAAAGTAATTAGCTACAAAAGTTTAATTATCGAATGGTGTCAAAAAGAAAAAATTTCTTTTGCATTTGATTTTGTGGAAGATAACGGCATTGAAGGGCAAAAATATTTTGGCGTGAAATTGATAATTGACCAAAAAATTATTGCTCGAGCAAGAGCAACTTCAAAGAAAAAAGCAGAAGAAAAAGCATCACAAAGAGCCTATTTTGCCTTGCAAGAAAAAATTTCTCAAAAATAA
- the purN gene encoding phosphoribosylglycinamide formyltransferase gives MKNIVLFASGNGSNAEEIIRYFKKNNQGTVVAIFSNKPDAKVLDRAKNHNIPSVVFSKSQLNEGFVLEKLQQYHPDLIVLAGFLLKFPESILKEYPKVINIHPALLPKYGGKGMYGMNVHQAVLENNEKETGITIHYVNEHYDEGEFIFQKSVNIEDCKSAEEIANKIHELEHQHFPEVIGGLLQD, from the coding sequence ATGAAAAATATTGTGCTTTTTGCTTCCGGAAACGGTTCAAATGCCGAAGAAATAATCAGGTATTTTAAAAAAAATAACCAAGGAACGGTAGTCGCTATCTTTTCTAACAAACCAGATGCCAAAGTGTTAGATAGAGCAAAAAATCATAACATTCCTTCAGTGGTTTTTTCAAAAAGCCAATTAAATGAAGGTTTTGTATTGGAAAAATTACAACAGTATCATCCCGACTTAATTGTTTTAGCTGGATTTCTTCTAAAATTTCCCGAGTCTATATTAAAGGAATACCCAAAAGTGATCAATATTCATCCTGCGTTATTGCCAAAATATGGTGGAAAAGGCATGTATGGGATGAATGTGCATCAAGCGGTTTTGGAAAATAATGAAAAAGAAACCGGAATTACCATTCATTATGTAAACGAACATTATGATGAAGGCGAATTTATTTTTCAAAAATCAGTCAATATCGAAGATTGCAAATCGGCTGAAGAAATTGCGAATAAAATACACGAATTAGAACATCAGCATTTTCCTGAAGTAATAGGAGGATTATTACAAGATTAG
- the pyk gene encoding pyruvate kinase: MPTNKKTKIVATLGPACSSKEVIKNMIDAGVNVFRINFSHADYTDVSERISIIRELNEEFGYTTSILGDLQGPKLRVGVMKEDVVVSKGDIITFTTAEDILGTASRVYMNYKEFPKDVNPGERILLDDGKLIFEVTKTDKNTEVEAVVVQGGPLKSKKGVNLPNTKVSLPALTQKDIKDAIFAIENKVDWIALSFVRTPKDLEELQDLIAKHSDHKIPIIAKIEKPEAVENIDKIVAFCDGLMVARGDLGVEVPAEEVPLIQKKLIHRAKTARIPVIVATQMMETMITSLTPTRAEVNDVANSVMDGADAVMLSGETSVGNYPVEVIETMTRIIESVEDSPLIKVPLTQPHVRTKRFITKSICYHAAVMADAINAKAVTTLTNSGYTAFQISAWRPKSHILVFTSNRRILTQLNLLWGVRAFFYDKLVSTDDTIEDINKICLEKKYVNKGDMLINLAAMPVVDKGMVNTLRVSEIE; the protein is encoded by the coding sequence ATGCCAACGAATAAAAAAACTAAAATTGTAGCTACACTAGGTCCTGCCTGTAGTTCAAAAGAAGTAATAAAAAATATGATTGATGCTGGAGTTAATGTCTTTAGAATTAACTTTTCTCACGCAGACTACACAGATGTTTCTGAGCGAATTAGTATCATTAGAGAATTAAACGAGGAATTTGGCTATACTACTTCAATATTAGGCGACTTACAAGGGCCTAAACTTCGCGTAGGAGTTATGAAAGAAGATGTTGTGGTAAGCAAAGGAGATATCATTACGTTCACCACTGCCGAAGATATTTTAGGAACTGCTTCTAGAGTATACATGAACTACAAAGAGTTTCCAAAAGATGTAAATCCAGGAGAAAGAATCTTATTGGACGATGGTAAATTAATTTTTGAAGTTACCAAAACCGATAAAAATACCGAGGTTGAAGCCGTAGTTGTTCAAGGAGGTCCGTTAAAATCTAAAAAAGGAGTTAACTTACCTAATACAAAGGTATCGTTACCCGCTTTAACTCAAAAAGACATTAAAGACGCTATTTTTGCTATAGAAAATAAAGTAGATTGGATTGCGCTTTCATTTGTGAGAACACCAAAAGACTTAGAAGAATTACAAGATTTAATTGCAAAACATTCAGATCATAAAATTCCAATTATTGCCAAAATTGAAAAACCAGAAGCCGTAGAAAACATCGACAAAATTGTTGCTTTCTGTGACGGATTGATGGTTGCTCGTGGTGATCTAGGAGTAGAAGTTCCTGCGGAAGAAGTTCCGTTAATTCAGAAAAAACTAATTCATAGAGCAAAAACAGCTCGAATTCCAGTAATTGTGGCCACACAAATGATGGAAACTATGATTACAAGCTTAACACCAACACGTGCCGAAGTGAACGACGTTGCCAATTCGGTAATGGACGGAGCTGATGCAGTGATGTTATCTGGTGAAACTTCCGTAGGAAATTATCCTGTAGAAGTAATTGAAACAATGACACGAATTATTGAAAGTGTAGAAGATTCACCATTAATTAAAGTACCATTAACACAACCGCATGTAAGAACAAAACGTTTTATTACAAAATCAATTTGTTATCATGCTGCAGTTATGGCCGATGCAATTAATGCAAAAGCAGTAACCACTCTAACAAATTCGGGTTACACTGCATTTCAAATTTCAGCTTGGCGACCAAAGTCACATATTTTAGTATTTACATCTAATAGAAGAATTTTAACACAATTAAACCTTTTATGGGGTGTGAGAGCTTTCTTTTACGACAAATTAGTAAGTACTGATGACACTATCGAAGACATTAATAAAATATGTTTAGAAAAAAAATACGTTAACAAAGGTGATATGTTAATCAATTTAGCTGCCATGCCAGTAGTTGATAAAGGAATGGTAAACACTTTGAGGGTTTCTGAAATAGAATAA
- the fabF gene encoding beta-ketoacyl-ACP synthase II: MQLKRVVVTGLGALTPIGNNIQEYWEGLITGKSGAAPITYYDTEKHKTKFACEVKNFNIEDYMDRKESRRLDKFAQYAIAASDEAIKDAGITSENVNKQRVGVIWGAGIGGLETFQDEVMYYAKGDGTPKFNPFFIPKMIADIAPAHISMRNGYMGPNYTTVSACASSANALIDAFNYIRLGMCDVIISGGSEAAVTIAGMGGFNSMHALSTRNDSPETASRPFDATRDGFVLGEGSGALVLEEYEHAKARGAKIYCEVGGGGMSSDAYHLTAPHPEGIGVIAVMENTLRDAGMTPEMVDHINTHGTSTPLGDVAELKAISHVFGDHAKNININSTKSMTGHLLGAAGAIEAIASILAMKNSIVPPTINHTTVDENIDPSLNLTLNKAQNREIKVAMSNTFGFGGHNACVLFKKLED; encoded by the coding sequence ATGCAATTAAAGCGTGTTGTTGTAACCGGTCTTGGGGCATTAACTCCAATCGGAAATAATATCCAAGAATATTGGGAAGGTTTAATTACTGGAAAAAGCGGTGCTGCTCCAATAACTTATTACGATACTGAAAAACATAAAACCAAATTTGCTTGTGAGGTTAAAAACTTCAACATTGAGGATTATATGGATCGTAAAGAATCTCGTAGATTGGATAAATTTGCGCAATATGCCATTGCTGCCAGTGACGAAGCTATTAAAGATGCTGGAATTACAAGTGAAAACGTTAATAAACAACGTGTTGGTGTAATCTGGGGAGCTGGAATTGGTGGTTTAGAAACGTTCCAAGACGAAGTAATGTATTATGCTAAAGGTGATGGAACACCAAAGTTTAATCCATTTTTTATCCCTAAGATGATTGCCGATATTGCTCCAGCTCATATTTCTATGAGAAATGGCTACATGGGTCCAAATTATACAACTGTTTCGGCTTGTGCTTCTTCTGCAAATGCCTTGATTGATGCATTTAACTATATTCGTTTAGGAATGTGTGATGTAATTATTTCAGGTGGTTCTGAAGCAGCTGTAACTATTGCAGGAATGGGCGGATTTAACTCAATGCATGCCTTATCAACTAGAAACGATAGTCCAGAAACAGCTTCGAGACCTTTTGATGCAACTCGTGATGGGTTTGTTTTAGGTGAAGGTTCAGGCGCATTAGTTTTAGAAGAATATGAACATGCAAAAGCACGTGGTGCTAAAATATATTGTGAAGTTGGCGGTGGTGGAATGTCATCTGATGCCTACCATTTAACCGCACCACATCCTGAAGGTATTGGCGTTATTGCCGTTATGGAAAACACGTTACGTGATGCTGGAATGACACCTGAAATGGTTGATCATATCAATACACACGGAACTTCAACGCCTCTTGGAGATGTTGCTGAGTTGAAAGCTATTAGCCATGTTTTTGGTGATCATGCTAAAAACATTAACATCAATTCTACAAAATCAATGACAGGTCACTTACTTGGAGCAGCTGGTGCTATTGAAGCTATTGCTTCTATCTTAGCCATGAAAAACAGCATTGTTCCTCCAACGATTAACCATACCACGGTAGATGAAAACATTGATCCTTCATTAAATCTAACTTTGAACAAAGCACAAAATCGTGAAATCAAAGTTGCTATGAGTAATACTTTTGGTTTTGGAGGTCATAATGCGTGTGTTTTATTTAAAAAATTAGAAGACTAA
- a CDS encoding IPExxxVDY family protein, whose amino-acid sequence MAIHKIQINDFISDDYELIAIHSTLEDYKLAFLLNSVLGTQLKKNNSNIEIAIPEGKSSFGNFLFDDDKNDVVWSLIENKTTILTSKNKASQLFDNVEITVFLLPEFKKADYLLKIENIDHDFDEDEMIEKILSIKNITTVYTIDTTNLKSKNNLIF is encoded by the coding sequence ATGGCAATTCATAAAATTCAAATAAACGATTTTATTTCAGATGATTATGAGTTAATTGCAATTCATTCAACTTTAGAAGATTACAAATTGGCTTTTTTATTGAATAGCGTTTTGGGCACTCAGCTTAAAAAAAACAATTCAAATATCGAAATCGCAATTCCGGAAGGAAAAAGCTCGTTTGGTAATTTTTTATTTGATGATGATAAAAACGATGTTGTTTGGAGTTTAATAGAAAACAAAACCACCATTTTAACTTCTAAAAACAAGGCTTCCCAACTGTTTGACAATGTAGAAATAACTGTTTTTTTATTACCCGAATTTAAAAAAGCTGACTATCTCTTAAAAATTGAAAACATTGATCATGACTTTGATGAAGATGAAATGATTGAAAAAATTTTATCTATAAAAAACATCACCACCGTTTATACCATTGACACAACCAACTTAAAATCTAAAAATAATTTAATTTTTTAA
- a CDS encoding superoxide dismutase gives MAFELPQLPYAYDALEPHIDARTMEIHHSKHHNAYTTNLNAAIAGTDLEGMTIENLLINLDPNNAAVRNNGGGFYNHNLFWTVMSQNGGGLPTGELAEAIERDFKSFEEFKAQFAKAAATRFGSGWAWLCVHKGGKLEICSSANQDNPLMPGIGCGGTPVLALDVWEHAYYLNYQNRRPDYVEAFFNVINWTEVARRYATEK, from the coding sequence ATGGCTTTTGAATTACCACAATTACCTTATGCATATGATGCATTAGAACCACATATTGATGCTAGAACAATGGAAATTCACCATTCAAAACATCACAATGCTTACACTACAAATTTAAATGCTGCTATTGCAGGAACGGATTTAGAAGGCATGACTATTGAGAACCTTTTAATCAACTTAGATCCAAACAATGCAGCAGTTAGAAATAATGGTGGAGGTTTTTACAATCACAATTTATTTTGGACTGTTATGTCGCAAAACGGTGGTGGTTTACCAACAGGTGAATTAGCAGAAGCAATTGAAAGAGATTTCAAATCGTTTGAAGAATTTAAAGCGCAATTTGCTAAAGCAGCTGCAACTCGTTTTGGTTCTGGCTGGGCTTGGTTGTGCGTACACAAAGGAGGAAAATTAGAAATTTGCAGTTCGGCTAATCAAGACAATCCATTAATGCCAGGGATTGGTTGTGGAGGAACACCTGTTTTAGCACTTGACGTTTGGGAACATGCTTATTATTTAAACTATCAAAACCGTCGTCCTGATTATGTTGAAGCTTTTTTTAACGTGATTAACTGGACAGAAGTTGCAAGAAGATACGCAACAGAAAAATAG
- a CDS encoding PfkB family carbohydrate kinase, with amino-acid sequence MNKLLIVGTVAFDAIETPFGKTDKILGGAATYIGLASNFFNVDAAVVSVVGEDFPKEYLDLLENKGVNIEGIEIVKGGKTFFWSGKYHNDLNSRDTLITELNVLADFNPVVPQAYKNSDVVLLGNLHPIVQSGVLNQMTEQPKLIVLDTMNFWMDCALPELLDVIKRVDVITINDEEARQLSGEYSLVKAAAKIHTMGPKYVVIKKGEHGALLFHNKDVFFAPALPLEEVFDPTGAGDTFAGGFAGYIAQSENISFDNLKNGIIHGSNLASFCVEKFGTERMENLDKKEVNARLLQFKALTQFEIELEE; translated from the coding sequence ATGAACAAACTATTAATAGTAGGAACAGTAGCTTTTGATGCTATTGAAACGCCTTTCGGAAAAACAGATAAAATTTTAGGTGGAGCTGCAACTTATATTGGTTTAGCGTCTAATTTTTTTAATGTAGATGCAGCAGTAGTTTCTGTAGTAGGAGAAGATTTTCCAAAGGAATATTTAGATTTATTAGAAAATAAAGGAGTAAATATCGAAGGAATTGAAATCGTAAAAGGAGGAAAAACATTCTTTTGGAGTGGAAAATACCACAACGATTTAAATTCCCGTGACACTTTAATTACAGAATTAAATGTTTTGGCCGATTTTAATCCAGTTGTGCCTCAAGCGTATAAAAATTCAGATGTAGTTTTATTAGGAAACTTACATCCAATAGTTCAATCAGGCGTTTTAAATCAAATGACCGAACAGCCAAAGTTGATTGTTTTAGATACAATGAACTTTTGGATGGATTGTGCGTTGCCAGAATTATTAGACGTTATCAAACGTGTTGATGTAATCACAATCAATGATGAAGAAGCACGTCAGTTATCTGGAGAATATTCTTTGGTAAAAGCAGCGGCTAAAATCCATACTATGGGACCAAAATATGTGGTTATCAAAAAAGGAGAACATGGAGCGTTATTGTTTCACAACAAAGACGTATTCTTTGCTCCAGCATTACCACTAGAAGAAGTGTTTGATCCAACAGGTGCTGGTGATACATTTGCAGGTGGTTTTGCAGGTTATATTGCGCAATCTGAAAATATCTCGTTTGACAACTTGAAAAACGGAATTATTCATGGTTCAAACTTAGCCTCTTTTTGTGTGGAGAAATTTGGAACAGAAAGAATGGAAAATTTAGATAAAAAAGAAGTGAATGCGCGTTTGCTACAATTCAAAGCATTAACGCAATTTGAAATCGAATTAGAAGAATAA
- the dinB gene encoding DNA polymerase IV, whose protein sequence is MEQQPLQRKIIHIDMDAFYASVEQLDNPQLKGKPLAVGGSEVRGVVSAASYEARKFGVRSAISGIQAKKLCPDLIFVRPRFDRYKEISKKIRKIFLDYTDLVEPLSLDEAYLDVTENKKGNPSATLIAQEIRKRIFEEVGLTASAGISVNKFVAKIASDYNKPNGQKTVNPDEVEPFLEKLDVKKFYGIGKVTAEKMYQLGLFTGFDLKQKPLEYLEKHFGNSGLHYYQIVRGIHNSAVKPNRKIKSVGAERTFNENLSSEIYMEERLLNIAKELEKRMQKSKISGKTITLKIKYSDFTLQTRSKTLPYFVNDKAIIADVAKDLLYQERLKNSVRLLGISVHNLNNEEKTKTILPQKSVSVQLRFEF, encoded by the coding sequence ATGGAACAGCAACCTTTGCAACGGAAAATTATTCACATCGATATGGATGCGTTTTATGCATCTGTGGAACAATTGGATAATCCCCAACTCAAAGGAAAGCCATTGGCAGTAGGAGGAAGCGAAGTGCGAGGTGTAGTTTCGGCAGCAAGTTATGAAGCGCGAAAATTTGGTGTACGAAGCGCCATTAGCGGTATTCAGGCAAAGAAATTATGTCCTGATTTAATTTTTGTGCGCCCACGATTTGACCGCTATAAAGAGATTTCTAAAAAAATCAGAAAAATTTTCCTCGATTATACGGATTTAGTAGAACCCTTATCGCTTGACGAAGCATATTTAGACGTAACCGAAAACAAAAAAGGAAATCCCAGTGCAACTCTAATTGCTCAAGAAATCAGAAAGCGCATTTTTGAAGAAGTTGGACTTACAGCTTCGGCAGGAATTTCGGTAAATAAATTTGTAGCAAAAATTGCGTCCGATTACAACAAACCCAACGGACAAAAAACGGTAAATCCGGATGAGGTTGAACCCTTTTTAGAAAAATTAGATGTTAAAAAGTTTTATGGCATTGGCAAAGTCACCGCTGAAAAAATGTATCAATTAGGACTTTTTACCGGTTTTGATTTAAAACAAAAACCATTAGAATATTTAGAAAAGCACTTTGGAAACAGCGGTTTACATTATTACCAAATTGTACGGGGCATTCACAACAGTGCAGTAAAACCCAATCGGAAAATAAAATCAGTGGGAGCCGAACGCACATTTAATGAAAATTTGTCTTCCGAAATTTACATGGAAGAACGCTTGCTAAACATTGCCAAAGAACTCGAAAAGCGCATGCAAAAAAGCAAAATATCTGGAAAAACGATTACATTAAAAATCAAATATTCCGATTTTACCCTGCAAACCCGAAGTAAAACGTTGCCTTATTTTGTAAATGATAAAGCCATTATAGCTGATGTTGCAAAAGATTTGTTGTACCAAGAACGCTTAAAAAACTCCGTACGATTATTAGGAATTTCGGTACATAATTTAAACAACGAAGAAAAAACCAAAACCATTTTACCACAAAAAAGCGTTTCAGTACAATTGCGGTTTGAGTTTTAA
- the rnhA gene encoding ribonuclease HI, giving the protein MSHEVHIYTDGAAKGNPGPAGYGVVMEMVGTPYKKEFYEGFRLSTNNRMELLAVIVGLEKLKTPKTKVLVVSDSKYVVDAVEKRWVFQWEKINFKAKKNPDLWIRFLKIYRKHQVDFQWVKGHNSHPQNERCDELAVMASQQSKLSIDEFYEREEGKLL; this is encoded by the coding sequence ATGTCACACGAAGTCCACATATATACAGACGGCGCTGCCAAGGGAAATCCTGGTCCGGCTGGCTATGGCGTGGTGATGGAAATGGTAGGAACGCCTTATAAAAAAGAATTTTACGAAGGTTTTCGATTGTCGACCAATAATAGAATGGAATTGTTAGCAGTAATTGTCGGTTTAGAAAAATTAAAAACACCAAAAACAAAAGTTTTAGTAGTTTCTGATTCTAAATACGTGGTGGATGCAGTAGAAAAACGCTGGGTCTTTCAGTGGGAAAAAATAAACTTCAAAGCCAAGAAGAATCCTGATTTATGGATTCGTTTCTTAAAAATCTATCGCAAACACCAAGTCGATTTTCAGTGGGTTAAAGGACACAACAGTCATCCTCAAAATGAACGTTGCGATGAATTAGCTGTTATGGCTTCGCAACAAAGCAAATTATCGATTGATGAGTTTTATGAAAGAGAGGAAGGAAAGTTGTTGTAG
- a CDS encoding amidophosphoribosyltransferase — MSDAIQHECGIALLRLKKPLEFYKEKYGTAFYGVQKMYLLMEKQHNRGQDGAGLASIKLDVNPGERYISRIRSNDPQPIKDIFAQINDRISRELEEHPEYQNNVALQKQNIPYLGEVFLGHVRYGTFGKNSIESVHPFLRQNNWMHRNLIVAGNFNMTNVKELFQNLIDLGQHPKQMADTVTVMEKIGHFLDDEVTELYKQCKLEGFSKQEASPIIGERLNVQRILERASRNFDGGYAMAGLFGHGDSFVLRDPAGIRPAYFYEDDEIVVVASERPVIQTVFNVPFEKVQELTPGSAIIIKKNGNVSIQEVRTPLIKKACSFERIYFSRGSDAEIYRERKELGKLIFPSVLKTIDNDTDNTVFSFIPNTAETSFYGMSEAAQDFLNQRKAKMIIEQKDTLTEDSLKELLSVKIRTEKIAIKDAKLRTFITEDSSRDDLVAHVYDVTYGVVKPTDNLVIIDDSIVRGTTLKQSIIKMMDRLHPKKIVVVSSAPQIRYPDCYGIDMAKLEGLVAFRAALDLLKERNLYHIVEEVYQKSKAQEDFNDADVVNYVKEIYAPFTDQEISDKIAQMLTPEGTNAEVKIIYQTVADLHIACPKNLGDWYFTGDYPTNGGNRVVNRAFMNFYEGKDARAY; from the coding sequence ATGAGTGACGCTATACAACACGAATGTGGAATTGCATTACTACGATTAAAAAAACCGTTAGAATTTTATAAAGAAAAATACGGAACCGCTTTCTATGGTGTACAAAAAATGTATTTACTTATGGAAAAGCAACACAACCGCGGTCAAGACGGAGCTGGTTTAGCGAGTATTAAATTGGATGTAAATCCAGGTGAAAGATACATCAGCCGTATTCGTTCTAACGACCCGCAACCTATTAAGGATATTTTTGCTCAAATTAACGATAGAATCAGTCGCGAGTTAGAAGAACATCCAGAATATCAAAACAATGTGGCGCTTCAAAAACAAAATATTCCGTATTTAGGAGAAGTGTTTTTAGGTCACGTTCGTTATGGAACTTTCGGCAAAAATAGTATTGAAAGTGTTCACCCTTTTTTACGTCAAAACAATTGGATGCATCGTAATTTAATTGTTGCTGGTAATTTCAATATGACTAATGTTAAAGAGTTATTTCAAAACTTAATTGATTTAGGACAACATCCAAAACAAATGGCCGATACTGTTACCGTAATGGAAAAAATCGGACATTTCTTAGATGATGAAGTTACTGAATTATACAAACAATGCAAGTTGGAAGGATTTTCTAAACAAGAAGCATCCCCAATTATTGGTGAACGATTAAATGTGCAACGTATTTTAGAACGTGCTTCTCGTAATTTTGACGGAGGATATGCAATGGCTGGACTTTTTGGTCATGGCGATTCATTTGTATTACGCGATCCTGCCGGAATTCGTCCAGCGTATTTCTATGAAGATGATGAAATTGTGGTGGTTGCTTCGGAACGTCCTGTAATTCAAACGGTTTTCAATGTGCCTTTCGAAAAAGTACAAGAATTAACACCAGGAAGTGCCATCATTATCAAGAAAAATGGAAATGTTTCCATTCAAGAAGTCAGAACACCTTTAATCAAAAAAGCTTGTTCATTTGAACGCATTTATTTTTCTCGTGGAAGCGACGCCGAAATCTACAGAGAGCGTAAAGAATTAGGAAAATTAATTTTTCCAAGTGTTTTAAAAACAATTGATAACGATACGGATAATACGGTTTTTTCGTTTATTCCAAATACAGCAGAAACTTCTTTTTATGGAATGTCTGAAGCGGCTCAAGATTTTTTAAATCAGCGAAAAGCAAAAATGATTATCGAGCAAAAAGATACCTTAACGGAAGATTCATTGAAAGAATTACTTTCGGTTAAAATTAGAACTGAAAAAATCGCGATTAAAGACGCCAAATTAAGAACGTTCATCACCGAAGATAGCAGTCGCGATGATTTAGTTGCGCATGTTTATGACGTTACGTATGGTGTAGTAAAACCAACCGATAATTTGGTAATTATTGATGATAGTATTGTACGAGGAACTACCTTAAAGCAAAGTATCATTAAAATGATGGATCGTTTGCATCCTAAGAAAATTGTTGTGGTTTCTTCAGCACCTCAAATTCGTTACCCAGATTGTTACGGAATTGACATGGCTAAATTAGAAGGATTAGTTGCGTTTAGAGCGGCTTTAGATTTGTTGAAAGAGCGCAATTTATATCATATTGTAGAAGAAGTATACCAAAAATCAAAAGCACAAGAAGACTTTAATGATGCTGATGTAGTGAATTATGTAAAAGAAATCTATGCACCATTCACGGATCAAGAAATTTCTGATAAAATTGCACAAATGCTTACACCTGAAGGCACAAATGCTGAAGTAAAAATCATTTATCAAACAGTAGCTGATTTACACATTGCTTGTCCTAAGAATTTAGGAGATTGGTACTTTACAGGAGACTATCCAACCAATGGTGGAAATAGAGTTGTAAACCGTGCTTTTATGAATTTTTATGAAGGAAAAGATGCTCGCGCCTATTAA
- a CDS encoding PAS domain-containing protein yields the protein MEFKVYDAAFAKQHNTAAIIGMPLVSWDIYSQFLFQTNALINDVNSLNQIATKNQWKSVWDFKENLQDKTVIVVTDAQLKIVFATKNIKKMNGYTPNEIVGKSPKMFQGEETDLQVSSEIRQAIINKVPFEKNVINYCKDGSLYKCHIKGFPVFNHKGEVTNFIAFEKIAA from the coding sequence ATGGAGTTTAAAGTGTATGACGCTGCTTTCGCAAAGCAACACAATACGGCAGCAATTATTGGAATGCCTTTGGTGTCTTGGGATATTTATTCACAATTTTTATTTCAAACCAATGCGCTAATTAATGATGTGAATTCATTAAACCAAATTGCAACTAAAAACCAATGGAAATCAGTTTGGGATTTTAAAGAAAACCTACAAGATAAGACGGTAATTGTGGTTACTGATGCGCAGTTGAAAATTGTTTTTGCAACCAAAAACATCAAAAAAATGAACGGATATACTCCAAACGAAATTGTTGGAAAGTCTCCAAAAATGTTTCAAGGTGAAGAAACCGATTTACAAGTAAGTAGCGAAATAAGACAAGCGATTATTAATAAAGTTCCTTTTGAAAAAAATGTTATTAATTACTGCAAAGACGGTTCGTTATATAAATGTCACATCAAAGGTTTTCCTGTTTTTAATCACAAAGGAGAAGTAACAAACTTTATTGCTTTTGAAAAAATAGCAGCTTAA
- a CDS encoding acyl carrier protein, with the protein MSDIASRVKAIIVDKLGVDENEVVTEASFTNDLGADSLDTVELIMEFEKEFDIQIPDDQAENIATVGQAISYIEEAKK; encoded by the coding sequence ATGTCAGACATTGCATCAAGAGTAAAAGCGATTATCGTAGACAAATTAGGTGTTGACGAAAACGAAGTTGTAACAGAAGCAAGCTTCACAAACGATTTAGGAGCTGATTCATTAGACACTGTTGAGCTTATTATGGAGTTCGAAAAAGAATTTGATATTCAAATTCCAGACGACCAAGCTGAAAACATTGCTACTGTAGGTCAAGCTATCTCTTACATCGAGGAAGCTAAAAAATAA